One window from the genome of Nocardioides panaciterrulae encodes:
- a CDS encoding sterol carrier family protein, whose protein sequence is MPARLRPADPVAVAAARARVEAGTADKADLRLLTKHYLAVLETRAPGRSVEVRVPPYAAVQVVEGVRHTRGTPPAVVEMDAATWIALATGALAWPEAGDSARVRASGERADLAPYLPLG, encoded by the coding sequence GTGCCCGCCCGACTTCGCCCTGCCGACCCCGTCGCCGTCGCCGCCGCCCGCGCCCGGGTCGAGGCCGGGACCGCCGACAAGGCCGACCTGCGGCTGCTGACCAAGCACTACCTCGCGGTGCTGGAGACCCGCGCCCCCGGCAGGTCGGTGGAGGTGCGGGTCCCGCCGTACGCCGCGGTCCAGGTCGTCGAGGGGGTCCGGCACACCCGCGGCACCCCGCCCGCGGTGGTCGAGATGGATGCCGCGACCTGGATCGCCCTGGCCACCGGCGCCCTGGCCTGGCCCGAGGCGGGGGACTCCGCCCGGGTCCGGGCCTCGGGCGAGCGGGCCGACCTCGCGCCGTACCTGCCGCTGGGCTGA
- a CDS encoding dipeptidase, with product MTSVEEIRGKVAEVLPGVRKDLEDLVRIESVSADPARRGEVQRSAEAVAELFRAERFDSVEIVSHDGGAPAVIAHKRGPEGAPTVLLYAHHDVQPENDHADWDSAPFEPTERDGRLYARGAADDKAGIAAHLGALRVHGEDLPVSVKMFIEGEEEVGSETLPDLLKAHQDRLAADVIVIADSGNWDIGVPALTTSLRGLVRVDVEVRTLTHAVHSGMWGGLVPDALITLSRVIASLHDERGNVAVAGLHSGPAADVEYPEERLRAESGAAPGVEWIGDGPVVERLWTKPSISVTGLDAPKVAGASNTLVPAARAKISMRIAPGDTTENALACLRAHLESHVPWGATLGVTVVDTGEATAIDATGPAYDAARAAFTEAWDGTSPVDMGVGGSIPFIAEFLEAFPQASVLVTGVEDPDTRAHGANEGLHLAEFERVVLAEALLLHQLGRL from the coding sequence ATGACGAGCGTGGAGGAGATCAGGGGCAAGGTGGCCGAGGTCCTGCCGGGGGTCCGCAAGGACCTCGAGGACCTGGTCCGCATCGAGTCGGTCAGCGCCGACCCGGCCCGCCGGGGCGAGGTCCAGCGCAGCGCCGAGGCGGTGGCCGAACTGTTCCGGGCCGAGCGGTTCGACAGCGTCGAGATCGTCAGCCACGACGGCGGCGCGCCCGCGGTGATCGCGCACAAGCGGGGCCCGGAGGGCGCGCCGACCGTGCTGCTCTACGCCCACCACGACGTGCAGCCGGAGAACGACCACGCCGACTGGGACAGCGCGCCGTTCGAGCCCACCGAGCGCGACGGGCGGCTCTACGCCCGCGGCGCGGCCGACGACAAGGCCGGTATCGCGGCCCACCTCGGGGCCCTGCGCGTGCACGGCGAGGACCTGCCGGTGAGCGTGAAGATGTTCATCGAGGGCGAGGAGGAGGTCGGCTCCGAGACCCTCCCGGACCTGCTGAAGGCGCACCAGGACCGGCTCGCCGCCGACGTGATCGTGATCGCCGACTCCGGCAACTGGGACATCGGCGTGCCCGCGCTGACCACCAGCCTGCGTGGCCTGGTCCGGGTCGACGTCGAGGTCCGCACCCTCACCCACGCCGTGCACTCCGGCATGTGGGGCGGGCTGGTGCCCGACGCGCTGATCACTCTCTCGCGGGTGATCGCGAGCCTGCACGACGAGCGCGGCAACGTGGCGGTCGCCGGCCTGCACAGCGGGCCGGCCGCCGACGTGGAGTACCCCGAGGAGCGGCTGCGCGCCGAGTCCGGCGCCGCCCCGGGCGTCGAGTGGATCGGCGACGGCCCGGTCGTCGAGCGGCTGTGGACCAAGCCCTCGATCAGCGTCACCGGCCTCGACGCGCCCAAGGTCGCCGGTGCCAGCAACACGCTGGTGCCCGCGGCCCGCGCCAAGATCTCGATGCGGATCGCCCCCGGCGACACCACCGAGAACGCCCTGGCCTGCCTGAGGGCCCACCTGGAGTCCCACGTCCCGTGGGGCGCCACGCTCGGCGTGACGGTCGTCGACACCGGTGAGGCCACCGCGATCGACGCCACCGGCCCGGCGTACGACGCCGCCCGCGCCGCGTTCACCGAGGCCTGGGACGGCACCTCCCCGGTCGACATGGGGGTCGGCGGCTCGATCCCGTTCATCGCGGAGTTCCTCGAGGCGTTCCCGCAGGCCAGCGTGCTGGTCACCGGCGTCGAGGACCCCGACACCCGCGCCCACGGTGCCAACGAGGGCCTTCACCTCGCCGAGTTCGAGCGGGTCGTGCTCGCCGAGGCGCTGTTGCTCCACCAGCTCGGCCGCCTCTGA
- a CDS encoding ATP-binding protein, with the protein MTGHPTDVQQRPAHPSEWYDASREALQTIAEGVTQLAGFGVAAISVARDDGRLEVMAVAGNDEAHEQLLGTRTPIDRLESEIAHADEWGLLRFVPHERLDFDQAAPWGWVPDITPIEDPDAWHPLDLLIAPLYDEQGVLRGTLAIDLPEDGRRPGAARRQLLQRYAEMAGRAVVTAIEREKLSHQVRLAETAREVVRNASAQLRIESILGDVQEALVHGFQARGMWIQTLDEDGHGSGLVHSVAGPEVALTAELRTIAESSARRAWEAQRVAVVQRGRDSGGVLSAAEGEVILAFLDTIGISSLLFVPLGAGPECLGNLVLTRTEGDGEWSSYEQTVALDIGHDLGRAILNARTFEREHQLVEELQALDTYKSQLITTVAHELKNPLTAVMGHLEMLESSPDLTGTTRSSLQVMERAAQRLGKVIDDLLLLSKVGDPTNPVIPTPVDLRAVVEEAVELSSVAADRKHVQVNVQAPPGPLVAMGDRDELDRVCTNLVSNAVKYTPEGGHVLVRLDACGDELLFSVTDDGLGISEQDQGRLFEEFFRSTNPEAAAQPGTGLGLAIVQRIVRRHGGRIDVDSELGRGSTFRVLLPLRD; encoded by the coding sequence ATGACCGGGCATCCCACCGACGTACAACAGCGCCCCGCGCATCCGAGCGAGTGGTACGACGCTTCGCGCGAGGCCCTGCAGACGATCGCCGAGGGCGTGACCCAGCTGGCCGGGTTCGGAGTGGCCGCGATCAGCGTCGCGCGCGACGACGGCCGCCTCGAGGTGATGGCGGTGGCCGGCAACGACGAGGCGCACGAGCAATTGCTCGGCACCCGCACCCCGATCGACCGGCTCGAGAGCGAGATCGCGCACGCCGACGAGTGGGGGCTGCTGCGGTTCGTGCCGCACGAGCGGCTCGACTTCGACCAGGCCGCCCCGTGGGGCTGGGTGCCCGACATCACGCCGATCGAGGACCCGGACGCCTGGCACCCGCTCGACCTGCTGATCGCGCCGTTGTACGACGAGCAGGGCGTGCTGCGCGGCACGCTGGCCATCGACCTGCCGGAGGACGGCCGGCGACCCGGCGCGGCCCGGCGGCAGCTGCTCCAGCGGTACGCCGAGATGGCCGGCCGCGCCGTCGTGACCGCGATCGAGCGGGAGAAGCTCTCCCACCAGGTGCGGCTGGCCGAGACCGCCCGCGAGGTGGTCCGGAACGCCAGCGCCCAGCTGCGCATCGAGAGCATCCTCGGCGACGTGCAGGAGGCACTGGTCCACGGCTTCCAGGCCCGCGGCATGTGGATCCAGACCCTCGACGAGGACGGCCACGGCTCGGGCCTGGTGCACTCCGTCGCCGGGCCCGAGGTCGCGCTGACCGCCGAGCTGCGCACGATCGCCGAGTCCTCCGCGCGCCGGGCCTGGGAGGCCCAGCGCGTCGCCGTCGTGCAGCGGGGTCGCGACTCCGGCGGTGTGCTCTCGGCCGCGGAGGGCGAGGTCATCCTGGCGTTCCTGGACACGATCGGGATCAGCTCGCTGCTGTTCGTGCCGCTGGGCGCCGGCCCGGAGTGCCTCGGCAACCTGGTGCTCACCCGCACCGAGGGCGACGGGGAGTGGAGTTCCTACGAGCAGACCGTCGCGCTGGACATCGGCCACGACCTGGGCCGGGCCATCCTCAACGCCCGCACGTTCGAGCGCGAGCACCAGCTGGTCGAGGAGCTGCAGGCGCTCGACACCTACAAGAGCCAGCTGATCACCACGGTCGCCCACGAGCTGAAGAACCCGCTCACCGCGGTCATGGGCCACCTCGAGATGCTCGAGAGCTCCCCCGACCTGACCGGCACCACGCGCAGCTCGCTGCAGGTCATGGAGCGCGCCGCCCAGCGGCTCGGCAAGGTCATCGACGACCTGCTGCTGCTCTCGAAGGTCGGCGACCCCACCAACCCCGTGATCCCGACCCCGGTGGACCTGCGGGCCGTGGTCGAGGAGGCGGTCGAGCTCAGCTCGGTCGCCGCGGACCGCAAGCACGTGCAGGTCAACGTGCAGGCGCCACCCGGCCCGCTGGTGGCGATGGGGGACCGCGACGAGCTGGACCGGGTCTGCACCAACCTGGTCAGCAACGCAGTGAAGTACACCCCCGAGGGCGGCCACGTCCTCGTCCGCCTCGACGCCTGCGGCGACGAGCTGCTGTTCTCGGTCACCGACGACGGGCTGGGGATCTCGGAGCAGGACCAGGGGCGGCTCTTCGAGGAGTTCTTCCGCAGCACCAACCCCGAGGCCGCCGCCCAGCCCGGCACCGGCCTGGGGCTGGCGATCGTGCAGCGCATCGTCCGGCGGCACGGCGGCCGGATCGACGTGGACTCCGAGCTCGGCAGGGGCAGCACCTTCCGGGTGCTGCTGCCGCTGCGCGACTGA
- the purF gene encoding amidophosphoribosyltransferase, translating to MSPRLGVVPYQSSVRKGGDGRLTAALDPLEQGPQDACGVFGVWAPGEDVAKLTYFGLYALQHRGQESAGIAVSNGRQILVYKDMGLVSQVFDESTLESLKGHLAIGHARYSTTGASTWQNAQPTFRPTGHGSIALGHNGNLINTHELAQMVAALPGPTDEPELQGRDLESSTNDTGLVTALLAHHPDTSLEQRALEVLPQLRGAYCFVWMNEDTLYAARDPQGIRPLVLGRLERGWVVASEDSALATVGASVVREVEPGEMLVIDGNGLRSHRFAEAQPKGCVFEYVYLARPDANIAGRSVHEARVEMGRRLAREFPVEADLVMPVPESGTPAAAGYAEESGIPFGQGFVKNAYVGRTFIQPSQTLRQLGIRLKLNALEHMIRGKRIVVVDDSIVRGNTQRAQVRMLREAGALEVHVRISSPPVKWPCFYGIDFATRAELIANGLDVDEIAASVGADSLGYISLDGMVESTGLPSERLCQACFTGEYPIELPDESLLGKHLLEASLASPTAGKALPVLNNP from the coding sequence ATGTCTCCTAGACTCGGGGTCGTGCCCTACCAGAGCAGTGTGCGCAAGGGCGGTGACGGTCGGCTGACGGCGGCGCTGGACCCGCTGGAGCAGGGACCCCAGGACGCGTGCGGCGTCTTCGGGGTCTGGGCGCCGGGGGAGGACGTCGCCAAGCTGACGTACTTCGGCCTCTACGCCCTGCAGCACCGGGGCCAGGAGTCCGCGGGCATCGCGGTCAGCAACGGCCGGCAGATCCTCGTCTACAAGGACATGGGCCTGGTCTCCCAGGTCTTCGACGAGTCCACGCTGGAGTCGCTCAAGGGCCACCTGGCCATCGGGCACGCTCGCTACTCCACGACCGGCGCGAGCACCTGGCAGAACGCGCAGCCGACGTTCCGCCCGACCGGCCACGGCTCGATCGCGCTGGGCCACAACGGCAACCTGATCAACACCCACGAGCTGGCCCAGATGGTGGCCGCGCTGCCCGGGCCCACCGACGAGCCGGAGCTGCAGGGCCGCGACCTGGAGTCCTCCACCAACGACACCGGGCTGGTCACCGCGCTGCTCGCGCACCACCCCGACACCAGCCTGGAGCAGCGGGCGCTGGAGGTGCTGCCGCAGCTGCGCGGCGCCTACTGCTTCGTGTGGATGAACGAGGACACGCTCTACGCCGCCCGCGACCCGCAGGGCATCCGCCCGCTGGTGCTCGGCCGGCTCGAGCGCGGCTGGGTGGTCGCCAGCGAGGACTCGGCGCTGGCCACCGTCGGCGCCAGCGTGGTCCGGGAGGTCGAGCCCGGCGAGATGCTGGTCATCGACGGCAACGGGCTGCGCTCGCACCGCTTCGCCGAGGCCCAGCCCAAGGGCTGCGTCTTCGAGTACGTCTACCTGGCCCGCCCCGACGCCAACATCGCCGGGCGCAGCGTGCACGAGGCCCGCGTGGAGATGGGCCGCCGGCTCGCCCGCGAGTTCCCGGTCGAGGCCGACCTGGTGATGCCGGTCCCCGAGTCCGGCACGCCCGCGGCCGCCGGGTACGCCGAGGAGAGCGGCATCCCCTTCGGCCAGGGCTTCGTCAAGAACGCCTACGTCGGCCGCACGTTCATCCAGCCGAGCCAGACCCTGCGCCAGCTCGGGATCCGGCTCAAGCTCAACGCGCTCGAGCACATGATCCGGGGCAAGCGGATCGTGGTCGTCGACGACTCGATCGTCCGCGGCAACACCCAGCGCGCCCAGGTGCGGATGCTGCGCGAGGCCGGGGCGCTGGAGGTGCACGTGCGGATCTCCAGCCCGCCGGTGAAGTGGCCCTGCTTCTACGGCATCGACTTCGCCACCCGGGCCGAGCTGATCGCCAACGGGCTCGACGTCGACGAGATCGCCGCCAGCGTCGGCGCCGACAGCCTCGGCTACATCTCCCTCGACGGGATGGTCGAGTCGACCGGGCTGCCGTCCGAGCGGCTTTGCCAGGCCTGCTTCACCGGCGAGTACCCGATCGAGCTCCCCGACGAGAGCCTGCTCGGCAAGCACCTGCTCGAGGCCTCGCTGGCCTCCCCGACGGCCGGCAAGGCGCTGCCCGTCCTGAACAACCCCTGA
- the purM gene encoding phosphoribosylformylglycinamidine cyclo-ligase, with the protein MTQPPVEPSPAPTASPGGAGAYAEAGVSIEAADTAIELMKGWVDKARRPEVIGGLGGFAGLFDASALTHYRRPLLATSTDGVGTKVAIAQMMDVHDTIGFDLVGMVVDDLVVCGAEPLFMTDYIATGRVVPERIAAIVKGIAEGCVLAGCALIGGETAEHPGLLAPDEYDVAGATTGVVEADALLGPARVRPGDVVLAMEASGLHSNGYSLVRHVLLTRAGWALDRDVPELGRTLGEELLEPTRIYAKACLELASRTATHAMSHVTGGGLAANLERVMPVELSATIDRATWRPQPVFDLVRRVGEVPQADLEATLNCGVGMVALIAPDDVDTAVELLAGHGIRAWAAGAVRADDRQGGKVLLEGQHPGW; encoded by the coding sequence GTGACGCAGCCGCCCGTCGAGCCGAGCCCCGCCCCGACCGCCAGCCCCGGAGGTGCGGGCGCCTACGCCGAGGCCGGCGTCTCCATCGAGGCCGCGGACACCGCGATCGAGCTGATGAAGGGCTGGGTGGACAAGGCCCGCCGGCCCGAGGTGATCGGCGGGCTCGGCGGCTTCGCCGGCCTCTTCGACGCCAGCGCGCTGACCCACTACCGCCGGCCGCTGCTGGCGACCTCCACCGACGGGGTCGGCACCAAGGTGGCGATCGCGCAGATGATGGACGTCCACGACACCATCGGCTTCGACCTGGTCGGAATGGTCGTCGACGACCTGGTCGTCTGTGGCGCCGAGCCGCTGTTCATGACCGACTACATCGCGACCGGCCGGGTGGTCCCCGAGCGGATCGCCGCGATCGTCAAGGGGATCGCGGAGGGCTGCGTGCTCGCCGGCTGCGCGCTGATCGGCGGGGAGACCGCCGAGCACCCCGGGCTGCTGGCGCCGGACGAGTACGACGTCGCCGGGGCCACCACCGGCGTGGTCGAGGCCGACGCGCTGCTCGGACCGGCCCGGGTCCGCCCGGGTGACGTCGTACTCGCCATGGAGGCCAGCGGCCTGCACTCCAACGGCTACTCGCTGGTCCGCCACGTGCTGCTCACCCGCGCCGGCTGGGCGCTGGACCGCGACGTGCCCGAGCTCGGCCGGACCCTGGGCGAGGAGCTCCTGGAGCCCACCCGGATCTACGCCAAGGCCTGCCTCGAGCTGGCGTCGCGGACCGCCACGCACGCGATGTCGCACGTCACCGGCGGCGGGCTCGCCGCCAACCTCGAGCGGGTGATGCCGGTCGAGCTCAGCGCCACCATCGACCGGGCCACCTGGAGGCCGCAGCCGGTCTTCGACCTGGTCCGGCGGGTGGGCGAGGTGCCCCAGGCCGACCTCGAGGCGACGCTGAACTGCGGCGTCGGCATGGTCGCGCTGATCGCGCCGGACGACGTCGACACGGCCGTGGAGCTGCTGGCCGGCCACGGGATCCGGGCCTGGGCCGCCGGCGCGGTCCGGGCCGACGACCGGCAGGGCGGGAAGGTCCTGCTGGAGGGTCAGCACCCCGGCTGGTGA
- a CDS encoding DUF3073 domain-containing protein, translated as MGRGRAKAKQTKVARDLKYRTHETDFGKLAQELHGGESDTSDRDESPDGGDEWSDYAEPRRD; from the coding sequence ATGGGGCGCGGCCGAGCGAAAGCCAAGCAGACGAAGGTCGCCCGCGACCTGAAGTACCGCACTCACGAGACGGACTTCGGGAAGCTGGCGCAGGAGCTGCATGGCGGCGAGAGTGACACCAGCGACCGGGACGAGTCGCCCGACGGCGGCGACGAGTGGTCGGACTACGCGGAGCCCCGTCGCGATTGA
- a CDS encoding Glu/Leu/Phe/Val family dehydrogenase — translation MSALDADVFELGSEHEQVVFCNDPASGLKAIVAIHSTALGPALGGTRFYPYATTADAVHDVLNLSRGMSYKAALAGLDLGGGKAVIIGDPATGKSEALLRAYGRFVQSLDGRYYTACDVGTNSLDMDHIARECDYVTGRTVAHGGAGDSSVLTAYGVFQGMRAAAEQVWGTDSLAGRTVGVAGVGKVGRHLVRHLIEDGASVVVTDVHQPSVDRVRDEFPQVTAVESTEALVASTLDVYAPCALGGALTDDVVDVLSAQVVCGAANNQLAHPGVEKALQERGILYAPDYCVNAGGLIQVADELEGFSFDRAQQRATGILDTTRRVFELARSEDVPPAIAADRLAERRMHDVGRLRGLWLNPR, via the coding sequence ATGTCTGCACTCGACGCCGACGTGTTCGAGCTCGGCTCGGAGCACGAGCAGGTCGTGTTCTGCAACGACCCCGCCTCCGGCCTCAAGGCCATCGTCGCGATCCACTCCACCGCGCTCGGGCCCGCCCTCGGCGGCACCCGCTTCTACCCCTACGCCACGACCGCCGACGCGGTCCACGACGTCCTCAACCTCTCGCGCGGGATGTCCTACAAGGCGGCGCTCGCCGGGCTCGACCTCGGCGGCGGCAAGGCGGTGATCATCGGGGACCCGGCGACCGGCAAGTCCGAGGCGCTGCTGCGGGCGTACGGCCGGTTCGTGCAGTCGCTGGACGGTCGCTACTACACCGCCTGCGACGTCGGGACGAACTCCCTCGACATGGACCACATCGCCCGCGAGTGCGACTACGTCACCGGCCGCACCGTCGCCCACGGGGGCGCGGGCGACAGCTCGGTGCTGACGGCGTACGGCGTCTTCCAGGGCATGCGCGCCGCCGCCGAGCAGGTGTGGGGCACCGACTCGCTCGCCGGCCGCACCGTGGGCGTGGCCGGTGTCGGCAAGGTCGGCCGGCACCTGGTCCGTCACCTCATCGAGGACGGCGCGAGCGTGGTGGTCACCGACGTGCACCAGCCGTCCGTGGACCGGGTCCGCGACGAGTTCCCGCAGGTCACCGCCGTGGAGTCCACCGAGGCGCTGGTCGCCTCGACCCTGGACGTCTACGCACCGTGCGCGCTGGGCGGCGCCCTCACCGACGACGTCGTCGACGTGCTGTCGGCCCAGGTCGTCTGCGGGGCCGCGAACAACCAGCTCGCCCACCCTGGCGTCGAGAAGGCGCTGCAGGAGCGCGGCATCCTGTACGCGCCGGACTACTGCGTGAACGCCGGCGGCCTGATCCAGGTCGCCGACGAGCTCGAGGGCTTCTCCTTCGACCGGGCCCAGCAGCGGGCCACCGGCATCCTCGACACCACGCGACGCGTCTTCGAGCTCGCCCGCTCCGAGGACGTCCCGCCCGCCATCGCGGCGGACCGGCTCGCCGAGCGCCGCATGCACGACGTCGGCCGCCTGCGCGGCCTGTGGCTCAACCCGCGCTGA
- a CDS encoding response regulator yields MEADAELFRALVEASPDGLCVFDERGTITWANARMAALIGRAPEEMPGFRLEAALDELGRTQFRAHLAELAGLGETDAADGADNLESLFLRPDGTPVWVLVSYRPIRDPEGRRTGWLHRVAEYTERKSLLETLQEREQQLAAAQRIARIGSWEWDVVTDTVTWSDQLYRIYEVEVGDRAATYEGFLSRIHPADRERVAGVIEACLAEGDRFSFDARVLRKNGRVGWIRGLGLLERGPDGRPLRMSGTSQDITALKRADRAAAEATRRLELLQEMAMAANQATSLVEAVRDTALGLPRYTSWVALGLYLPGPDGGLDRVALPPGGEGLAEPDPALAERARGSGRVEVGPTGAPDPAHRLVAVPVLLGDEAAAVIELLADAVAPDQESLSLLGQIAGQLSLVAERERHARDLAEARDQAMEASRLKSQFLATMSHEIRTPMNGVIGLNELLLRTDLDDHQRRLAEGLQGAGLTLLGIINDILDLSKIEAGRLDLESVDFDVRAVFDQVTGVLGGAAHAKGLELVAACHPDVPEVLRGDSVRFGQVLTNLGSNAVKFTDHGEVVIAAHVEQRTPERVVLRVDVTDTGPGIASEAQATLFDAFTQADPSTTRRHGGTGLGLAISSQLAEALGGTLTVDSSPGHGSRFTFTASFATALRPPAPRPRSRPRLDGRRVLVVDDNETNRLVLTEQLGAWEVEAVAVPSAEEALTALRAAAREGRPFEAVLLDLVMPGTDGLALAGMIRADAGLGRPPMLLLSSHQDVGPEKARAAGFRGALAKPVRHDDLYEAVAGLLTADPAGGRAPGAPAPTGTPPLGARVLVVEDNQVNQLVAAGLLESLGCEVEVAGDGIGAVARLDRDHGFDLVLMDCRMPRMDGFEATRVLRSREPQGRRVPVVAMTASALEGERERCLEAGMDDFLTKPVDAGELEVLVRRWARVAARAGARAEPVAGAERASAAPGAVPAASQEPAPQAGDDLDRDRIRMLSELRKDGVSFFERTATSFMSRVGDQVVAIRDAVDDRDATRLQSAAHQLKGSSLNLGLPRVAATAARLERTGAAGSTDTGRLLDDLALDVDRAVAALRAAIAGG; encoded by the coding sequence GTGGAGGCGGATGCGGAGCTGTTCCGCGCGCTGGTCGAGGCCAGCCCGGACGGCCTGTGCGTCTTCGACGAGCGCGGCACCATCACCTGGGCCAACGCCCGGATGGCGGCGCTGATCGGCCGCGCCCCCGAGGAGATGCCCGGCTTCCGGCTCGAGGCGGCTCTCGACGAGCTCGGCCGGACCCAGTTCCGCGCGCACCTCGCCGAGCTCGCCGGCCTCGGGGAGACCGACGCCGCCGACGGCGCCGACAACCTGGAGTCGCTGTTCCTGCGCCCCGACGGCACCCCGGTCTGGGTCCTGGTCAGCTACCGCCCGATCCGCGACCCGGAGGGGCGCCGCACGGGCTGGTTGCACCGGGTCGCCGAGTACACCGAGCGCAAGTCGCTGCTGGAGACCCTGCAGGAGCGCGAGCAGCAGCTGGCCGCCGCGCAGCGGATCGCCCGGATCGGCAGCTGGGAGTGGGACGTGGTGACCGACACCGTCACCTGGTCCGACCAGCTCTACCGGATCTACGAGGTGGAGGTCGGCGACCGGGCCGCGACGTACGAGGGGTTCCTGTCGCGGATCCATCCCGCCGACCGCGAGCGGGTGGCCGGGGTCATCGAGGCCTGCCTGGCGGAGGGCGACCGGTTCAGCTTCGACGCCCGGGTGCTGCGCAAGAACGGCAGGGTCGGCTGGATCCGCGGCCTGGGCCTGCTGGAGCGCGGCCCGGACGGCAGGCCGCTGCGGATGAGCGGCACCAGCCAGGACATCACCGCGCTCAAGCGCGCCGACCGGGCCGCCGCCGAGGCCACCCGGCGCCTGGAGCTGCTCCAGGAGATGGCGATGGCCGCCAACCAGGCCACCAGCCTGGTGGAGGCGGTCCGCGACACCGCTCTCGGGCTGCCGCGATACACCTCCTGGGTCGCCCTCGGCCTGTACCTGCCCGGGCCCGACGGCGGTCTCGACCGGGTGGCGCTGCCGCCCGGCGGCGAGGGGCTGGCCGAGCCGGACCCGGCGCTGGCCGAGCGCGCCCGCGGGTCCGGACGGGTCGAGGTGGGCCCGACCGGGGCGCCCGACCCGGCCCACCGCCTGGTGGCCGTGCCGGTGCTGCTCGGCGACGAAGCCGCGGCGGTCATCGAGCTGCTCGCCGACGCGGTGGCCCCCGACCAGGAGTCGCTGTCCCTGCTCGGCCAGATCGCCGGCCAGCTGAGCCTGGTCGCCGAGCGGGAGCGGCACGCCCGTGACCTCGCCGAGGCCCGGGACCAGGCGATGGAGGCGTCCCGGCTGAAGTCGCAGTTCCTGGCCACGATGAGCCACGAGATCCGCACCCCCATGAACGGCGTCATCGGCCTGAACGAGCTGCTGCTGCGCACCGACCTCGACGACCACCAGCGTCGGCTGGCCGAGGGCCTCCAGGGCGCCGGGCTGACCCTGCTCGGGATCATCAACGACATCTTGGACCTGTCGAAGATCGAGGCCGGCCGGCTGGACCTCGAGTCCGTGGACTTCGACGTCCGGGCCGTCTTCGACCAGGTCACCGGGGTGCTCGGCGGCGCCGCCCACGCCAAGGGCCTCGAGCTGGTCGCGGCGTGCCACCCCGACGTGCCGGAGGTGCTGCGCGGCGACTCGGTGCGGTTCGGGCAGGTGCTGACCAACCTCGGGTCCAACGCGGTGAAGTTCACCGACCACGGCGAGGTCGTGATCGCCGCACACGTGGAGCAACGGACGCCGGAGCGGGTCGTGCTGCGCGTCGACGTCACCGACACCGGGCCGGGCATCGCCTCGGAGGCCCAGGCCACGCTGTTCGACGCGTTCACCCAGGCCGACCCGTCCACGACCCGCCGGCACGGCGGGACCGGGCTGGGACTGGCGATCTCCAGCCAGCTCGCCGAGGCGCTCGGCGGCACGCTCACGGTCGACAGCAGCCCGGGGCACGGCAGCCGGTTCACGTTCACCGCCTCGTTCGCGACCGCGCTGCGGCCGCCGGCGCCCCGGCCGCGCTCGAGGCCGCGGCTGGACGGCCGGCGCGTGCTCGTGGTCGACGACAACGAGACCAACCGGCTGGTGCTGACCGAGCAGTTGGGCGCCTGGGAGGTCGAGGCGGTCGCCGTACCCTCCGCCGAGGAGGCCCTGACCGCGCTGCGCGCAGCCGCGCGCGAGGGCCGGCCGTTCGAGGCCGTGCTGCTCGACCTGGTCATGCCCGGCACCGACGGGCTGGCGCTGGCGGGGATGATCCGTGCCGACGCCGGGCTGGGACGGCCCCCCATGCTGCTGCTGTCCTCCCATCAGGACGTGGGTCCGGAGAAGGCGCGCGCGGCCGGGTTCCGCGGCGCGCTGGCGAAGCCGGTCCGCCACGACGACCTCTACGAGGCCGTCGCCGGGCTGCTCACCGCGGACCCGGCCGGCGGGCGGGCCCCGGGGGCGCCCGCGCCGACCGGCACACCGCCGCTCGGGGCCCGGGTGCTGGTCGTGGAGGACAACCAGGTCAACCAACTGGTGGCCGCCGGGCTGCTGGAGAGCCTCGGCTGCGAGGTCGAGGTCGCCGGGGACGGGATCGGCGCGGTCGCCCGGCTCGACCGCGACCACGGCTTCGACCTGGTGCTGATGGACTGCCGGATGCCGCGCATGGACGGTTTCGAGGCGACCCGCGTGCTCCGCTCCCGGGAGCCGCAGGGGCGTCGGGTCCCGGTCGTCGCGATGACCGCATCCGCGCTCGAGGGCGAGCGCGAGCGCTGTCTCGAGGCCGGCATGGACGACTTCCTGACCAAGCCGGTCGACGCCGGCGAGCTCGAGGTGCTGGTGCGGCGGTGGGCGCGGGTGGCGGCCCGGGCAGGTGCGCGGGCGGAGCCGGTGGCCGGGGCTGAGAGGGCTTCGGCAGCACCGGGGGCGGTACCGGCCGCGTCCCAGGAGCCCGCGCCCCAGGCCGGCGACGACCTGGACCGGGACCGGATCCGGATGCTGAGCGAGCTGCGCAAGGACGGCGTCAGCTTCTTCGAGCGCACGGCCACCTCGTTCATGTCCCGGGTCGGCGACCAGGTGGTCGCGATCCGCGACGCCGTCGACGACCGGGACGCCACCCGGCTGCAGAGCGCCGCCCACCAGTTGAAGGGGAGCTCCCTCAACCTGGGCCTGCCGCGGGTGGCGGCCACCGCGGCCCGTCTCGAGCGGACCGGCGCCGCCGGCAGCACCGACACCGGTCGGCTCCTCGACGACCTCGCGCTGGACGTCGACCGGGCGGTCGCCGCGCTGCGGGCCGCCATCGCCGGCGGCTGA